The genomic interval CCCGCGCATGAAGCACCGGGCCCAGCGCATTCCCGATTTCCCAGTCCCGCGCCGACAGCGGCCTGGCGACGCCCTTGCCCCCGGCTGCCAGGTTGCCCCGTACCTCGCTGCCCTGTGGAATGCGTGCAAGGCAAAACGACACCGGCTTGCCACCAATGATGAGGATGCGCTTGTCGCCCTCGACAATCTCCGGCAGGAACTTCTGCACCATGACGCTCTGTACCCCATGGCGGTTCAGGGTTTCGGTAATGCTTCCCAGATTCAGCCCATCCGGCCCCACGCGGAAGATCCCCATGCCCCCCATTCCATCGAGCGGCTTGAGGATGATGTCCTGGTGCTCAGCATGAAAACGCTGGATGTCTGCCGCATCCCGCGTCACGAGCGTGGGCCCGATCAGATCGGGAAACTCCATGATCGCCAGCTTCTCCGGGTGGTCGCGCAGCGCGCGCGGCTTGTTGAACACGCGGGCGCCGTCACGCTCTGCCTGCTCAAGCAGGTGCGTTGCATAGAAATACTCGCTGTCGAAGGGCGGATCCTTGCGCATGAGCACGGCGTCAAAGCTGGCCAGCGGCGCACTGCGTTCGGGCAGCGCGGTGTACCACTGAACCGGCTCGCCCGTCAGGCGGATGTCGCACACGCGGGCCGTCACCCGGCCGCCACGCTGCCAGCTGATGTGCTGCGGCTCGCACACCGCCAGCGTATGGCCCCGCCGCTGGGCCTCCCGCATCATGGCGAACGTGGTGTCCTTGTAGATCTTGAAGCTTTGCAGGGGGTCGGCAATAAAGAGCAGTTTCATGGTGGCAGGTCAGAGTCACCGTCTGACAGGTAGATGGATCGGCTTGAGGCCCACGCGGAGCCGGTGCTCAGGCTCGGGAACGCCTGTACTGTTGCACAAATAGCGCGAAGCTGCCGGCGACCACTCCCCAGAAGGCCGATCCGACGCCCGCAATCACCACGCCGCTCAGGGTCACCAGAAAGGTGATGAGTGCCGCCTCGCGGTGCGGCTCCTCGCGCAGGGCTGCGGCCAGTCCATTGCCTATCGTTCCCAGCAGGGCCAAGCCTGCGATGGCCACCACGAGCTCCTTGGGAAAGGCCGTCAGCAACCCTGTGATCACAGCGCCAAAAAGTCCGATCGCTATATAGAGGGCTCCGCAGGACACCGCGGCGGTGTAGCGGCGGTCAGGGTCCTCATGCGCCTCGGGGCCCATGCACATGGCAGCCGTGATGGCGCTGAAGTTCAGCGCAAAGGCCCCGAACGGTGCCAGCACCAGCGTGGCGAGCCCCGTCAACGTGATCAGGCGGGAGACCGGAAGGTCATAGCCCGATGCGCGGATCACCGCAACGCCCGGCAGGTTCTGCGAGGCCATGGTGACGACAAACAGGGGAATGGCCAGACTGATGGCGGCGGCCAGGCTGAATTGCGGCGCCGTGAATACCGGCATGGCCAGTTCCAGTTGCACGGCGGACCAGGCCATCTGCCCTCTCACGGCCACCAGCGCAACCGCCGCCGCCAGTGTGATGACAACCGCATAGCGGGCCGCCAATTTGCGGGAGACCAGATACACCACCAACATGGTCAGCACCAGGGGCAAGGCTGTCTGGGCGGCAGCAAACGCCTGCAGACCAAAGCGCGCCAGCACACCCGCCAGAAGCGCCGCCGCGATCTCCATGGGAATGCGGTTCATGACTCGCTCGAACCAGCGCGTCACGCCCACCAGGGTGATGAGCGCTGCGCTGACCATGAAGGCCCCCACCGCCTCGCCCATGCTGAAGCCACCGGCCAGGCCCGCAGTGGCCAGCACGGCCGCACCGGGTGTAGACCATGCCACCATGACCGGCTTGCGCAAGATGAGTGAGGGCACCAGGGAGCACAGGCCCATCCCCAGCCCCAGCGCCCACATCCACGATGTGACCTGCGCCGGGGTGGCGCCAAACGCCTGCGCGGCCTGGAACACAATGGCGACAGAACTCGTGAAGCCCACCAGTACCGCGACGAAGCCTGCGGTGAACGCCGACAGGCTCAGGTCTTTGAAGAATTGCATGGGCGCGATTCTGTCATTCCAGCCCGCCGCCGAAGTTCTTGACGTGCCGGCGTTCTGCAACAGTATTGCTACTATTTTAATAGCATGTGGCGCAACAGGGACAAGCGCCAGGGGCCAAAAAGACCAGAAACTCTGTTCAAAGCTCTATCTTCGATCCAAGTTCCACCACCGCATTGTTGGGCAGGTGCAGAAAGTCTGCCGCTCCGCTGGCGTTGTGGTGCATCTGAGCGAACAGCTTCTCGCGCCAGGGCGCCATGCCGCCGCCCATGGTGGGGATGACGGTATCGCGCGAAAGGAAGTAGCTGGTGGTCATGACCTCCAGCTCGCAACCCCGCCCGCGCAGCAGCTCCAGTGCGCGGGGCACGTCGGGGTCGTTCTTGAAGCCGTAGTGGATCGCCACCTGCCAGCAGTCGTGGCCCAGCGGTTCGACCTGCAGGCGTTTGTCCAGGCCGATCCACGGGGTTTCATGGTTGTGCACCGTCACAAACAGGTTTTGCTGGTGCAGCACCTTGTTGTGCTTGAGGTTGTGCAGGAGCGCATTGGGCACCGCACCCGCCTCGGCCGTGAGAAACACCGCCGTGCCCTCCACCCGGGTGGGCGGGCTGATGAACACGGATTCCAGAAAGTCCTTGAGGTCGATGGCATCGGCACGCAGCTTGTTGTTGAGCAGCCTGCGCCCTTCCTTCCAGGTCATCATGAAGGCGAACATGACCCCGCCGATCATGAGCGGGAACCAGCCCCCCTGGAACAGCTTGAGCAGGTTGGACGCGAAGAACGCCAGATCCACCACAAAGAAGCACCCCGTGGCGGCCAGGCACAGCGCCAGCGGGTAGCCCCAGCCGTAGCGGATCACAAAGAACGTGAGCGTGGTGGTGATCAGCATGTCCAGCGTCACGGCAATGCCGTAGGCCGCAGCCAGGTTGCTCGACGAGCGGAACATCACCACCGCCAGCACGATGGCCACAAACAGCCCCCAGTTCACCAGCGGCATGTAGATTTGCCCGGTGTCGCGCACGCTGGTGTGCTGGATGTTCAGCCGGGGCAGGTAACCCAGCTGAATCACCTGCTTGGTGACGCTGAAGGCGCCGGTGATGAGCGCTTGCGACGCGATCACCGTGGCCATGGTGGCCAGCACCACCAGCGGGATCAGCGCCCAGTCTGGCGACATCATGTAAAACGGGTTTTTCACGGCCTCTGGCTCGGCCAGCAGCAGTGCGCCCTGGCCAAAGTAGTTGAGCGTGAGCGCCGGCATCGCCACGCCAAACCAGGCCAGGCGGATGGGGCGCTTGCCGAAATGCCCCAGGTCTGCATAGAGCGCTTCGGCACCCGTCACGCACAGCACCACCGCGCCAAGGATGATGAAACTGGTGCCCGGGTTGGCCCACATGAAGCCCAGCGCGTGGTGGGGGCTCAGGGCCCAGAGTATTTCGGGGTGACCAACGATGTGCGAGATGCCCAGCAACGCGATGCTGACGTACCACACCAGCGTGATGGGGCCGAAGAATCTGCCGATGCCGCCCGTGCCGCGCTTTTGCACGGCAAACAGGCAAAACAGCACGACCAGCGTGATCGGGATCACATACTGCTTGAAGTTCGGTGCCACCACCTCCAGGCCTTCCACCGCCGACAGCACCGAGATGGCCGGGGTGATCACGCCATCACCATAGAACAGCGAGGTGCCAAAAATACCGACCGCGAGCAGTACGCCACGCAGCCTGGGCTTGTCCTTGACGGCCTGCGAGGCCAGCGCCAGCATGGCAACGAGACCGCCCTCACCGTGGTTGTCCGCCCGCAGCACCAGCACCACGTACTTGAGCGAAACAATGACCGTGAGGGTCCAGAAAAAGATCGACAGGATGCCGTAGATGTTGTCCGGGGTGAAAGGCACATGCCCCGAACCAAAGACCTCCTTGACGGCATACAGCACGCTGGTGCCGATATCGCCATACACAACACCGATGGCGCCCAGCGTGAGCGCTGCGAGCGAGGATTTGGAGCTTTGCACTGACGGCACCCGGCATCCAGAGGCTGCCGGGGTCTGTTACTTTTGGGAACGCTATTGTGCGCCTGCCCCCGCCTGTAAATGCGGGAGAGCAGTCTATGTTGCAATGCAGCAACTGGCCTTGGCAGCGCGGGTCAGACGTGGCAGGCCCGGTACCCGCAGGCCGGCGCCATACCTCTGGGCGACGTCCTCAGTCGTACACCTCGGCGTCGGGGTTGGTGGCCTCCAGCTCATAGCTGGCCGCCAGCATGGCCAGCCGTCCCACCACGCCATACATGTAAAAGCGGTTGGGCGCGCTCACGCCCGGGCGCACGCCGGGCTGGGGCATGTGTGTGCTGTGCTCGAACGCCAGCGGCACAAAGCTCGCGCCCGGAGCGTTCAGGTTCTCGTCCACGCCGCGCTCTGCGTGCATGCGGTAGAAGCCACCCACCACGTAGCGGTCCATCATGTAGACCACGGGCTCGGCCACGGCCTCGTGCACGCGCTCCTGCGTCAGCACGCCTTCCTGGATGATGAGGTCGTTGACCGGCTGGCCGTCCTTGATGACGGCCATCTTGTTCTTGGTCTTGCGGTTGACGGCGTCCAGCTCCTTGGCATCGCGCACCGTCATGATGCCCATGCCGTAGGTGCCGTTGTTGGCCTTGACAATGACAAACGGCTTTTCGTTGATGCCGTATTCCTTGTACTTGCGACGCACCTTGGTCAGCAGGGCATCCACCGTGGTCTGCAGCTTGTCCATGCCTTTGTCTTCGGCAAAGTCCACGCCGTCGCACTGGCTGTACATGGGGTTGATGAGCCAGGGGTCGATGCCCAGCATCTTGCCGAAGCGCTTGGCCACCTCTTCGTAGTTCTTGAAGTGGGTGCTCTTGCGGCGCACGCTCCAGCCCGCGTGCAGCGGGGGCAGCAGGTACTGCTCGTGGATGTCTTCCAGGATGCCCGGGGCGCCGGCCGAGAGATCGTTGTTGAGCAGGATGGTACAGGGATCGAAATCCTTGAGCCCCAGGCGGCGCTTGGTGCGCACCACGGGCTCCAGCGTCACGGTGTCACCGTTGGGCAGCTCGATCAGCGTGGGTTTCTTGATGTCGGGGCTGATGGAGCCCACGCGCACGTTGAGCCCGGCCATGTTGAAGATGCGCTGCAGCTGCACCACGTTGGCCAGGTAGAAGGTGTTGCGCGTGTGGTTCTCGGGAATGATCAGCAGGTTGCGCGCCTCGGGGCAGATCTTTTCGATGGCGGCCATGGCGGCCTGCACCGCCAGGGGCAGCATTTCCTTCGTCAGGTTGTTCCAGCCACCGGGGAAGAGGTTGGTGTCCACCGGCGCCAGCTTGAAGCCCGCGTTGCGGATATCGACCGAGGTGTAGAACGGCGGCGTGTGCTCCATCCACTCCAGGCGGAACCAGCGTTCGATGGCGGGCATCGAGTCGAGAATGCGCTGTTCAAGCTCGTTGATCGGCCCGGTCAGGGCGGTGATGAGATGCGGAACCATGGATAGCCCTCGGGAAGCGATTGCGACGAATTGTAGAGAGATGGGGTGACGCGCCGGTTTCGCAAGGCAGCCCGTTCGCGCGCTGCCTCAGCGGCGCCAGAACGCGGGGGTGAGCAAGGCCATGAAACTCAGGATCTCCAGGCGCCCCAGCAGCATGGCCAGCGTGCACACCCAGATCTGGAAATCGGTGAGCACTGCAAAGTTCGACGCCGGGCCCACGCTGCCCAGGCCCGGCCCCGCGCAGTTGACGCTGGCGAGCACGGCAGAGAACGCGGTCACCGGGTCCAGGTCGGTGAGCAGCAGCACCATGCTGAGCCCGAAGATCGTGGCGCCATACACCAGCATGAAGGCCAGCACCGAGAAGATCACCCGGTTGTCCACCACGGCGCCGCCCAACACCACCGGCTGCACCGCCCGGGGGTGCACCAGGCGATTCATCTCACGGCGCGCCTGCTTGACCAGGATGAGCATCCGCACCATCTTGATGCCGCAACCCGTGGATCCTGCACTGGTGGCCACGCCCGACAGCAGCAGCATGAACACCGGTGCAAACACGGGCCAGGCCAGATAGTCCACGGTGGCGTATCCGGTGGTGGAGGCCAGCGACACCAGATTGAACATGCCGTGGCGCAGCGCATCGAGCGGCGCATAAACCC from Acidovorax sp. FHTAMBA carries:
- the gshB gene encoding glutathione synthase: MKLLFIADPLQSFKIYKDTTFAMMREAQRRGHTLAVCEPQHISWQRGGRVTARVCDIRLTGEPVQWYTALPERSAPLASFDAVLMRKDPPFDSEYFYATHLLEQAERDGARVFNKPRALRDHPEKLAIMEFPDLIGPTLVTRDAADIQRFHAEHQDIILKPLDGMGGMGIFRVGPDGLNLGSITETLNRHGVQSVMVQKFLPEIVEGDKRILIIGGKPVSFCLARIPQGSEVRGNLAAGGKGVARPLSARDWEIGNALGPVLHARGLLLAGVDVIGDCVTEINVTSPTCFQEIFDQTGCDVAALFVDALESAMATPAL
- a CDS encoding benzoate/H(+) symporter BenE family transporter, translated to MQFFKDLSLSAFTAGFVAVLVGFTSSVAIVFQAAQAFGATPAQVTSWMWALGLGMGLCSLVPSLILRKPVMVAWSTPGAAVLATAGLAGGFSMGEAVGAFMVSAALITLVGVTRWFERVMNRIPMEIAAALLAGVLARFGLQAFAAAQTALPLVLTMLVVYLVSRKLAARYAVVITLAAAVALVAVRGQMAWSAVQLELAMPVFTAPQFSLAAAISLAIPLFVVTMASQNLPGVAVIRASGYDLPVSRLITLTGLATLVLAPFGAFALNFSAITAAMCMGPEAHEDPDRRYTAAVSCGALYIAIGLFGAVITGLLTAFPKELVVAIAGLALLGTIGNGLAAALREEPHREAALITFLVTLSGVVIAGVGSAFWGVVAGSFALFVQQYRRSRA
- a CDS encoding potassium transporter Kup, encoding MQSSKSSLAALTLGAIGVVYGDIGTSVLYAVKEVFGSGHVPFTPDNIYGILSIFFWTLTVIVSLKYVVLVLRADNHGEGGLVAMLALASQAVKDKPRLRGVLLAVGIFGTSLFYGDGVITPAISVLSAVEGLEVVAPNFKQYVIPITLVVLFCLFAVQKRGTGGIGRFFGPITLVWYVSIALLGISHIVGHPEILWALSPHHALGFMWANPGTSFIILGAVVLCVTGAEALYADLGHFGKRPIRLAWFGVAMPALTLNYFGQGALLLAEPEAVKNPFYMMSPDWALIPLVVLATMATVIASQALITGAFSVTKQVIQLGYLPRLNIQHTSVRDTGQIYMPLVNWGLFVAIVLAVVMFRSSSNLAAAYGIAVTLDMLITTTLTFFVIRYGWGYPLALCLAATGCFFVVDLAFFASNLLKLFQGGWFPLMIGGVMFAFMMTWKEGRRLLNNKLRADAIDLKDFLESVFISPPTRVEGTAVFLTAEAGAVPNALLHNLKHNKVLHQQNLFVTVHNHETPWIGLDKRLQVEPLGHDCWQVAIHYGFKNDPDVPRALELLRGRGCELEVMTTSYFLSRDTVIPTMGGGMAPWREKLFAQMHHNASGAADFLHLPNNAVVELGSKIEL
- the gshA gene encoding glutamate--cysteine ligase encodes the protein MVPHLITALTGPINELEQRILDSMPAIERWFRLEWMEHTPPFYTSVDIRNAGFKLAPVDTNLFPGGWNNLTKEMLPLAVQAAMAAIEKICPEARNLLIIPENHTRNTFYLANVVQLQRIFNMAGLNVRVGSISPDIKKPTLIELPNGDTVTLEPVVRTKRRLGLKDFDPCTILLNNDLSAGAPGILEDIHEQYLLPPLHAGWSVRRKSTHFKNYEEVAKRFGKMLGIDPWLINPMYSQCDGVDFAEDKGMDKLQTTVDALLTKVRRKYKEYGINEKPFVIVKANNGTYGMGIMTVRDAKELDAVNRKTKNKMAVIKDGQPVNDLIIQEGVLTQERVHEAVAEPVVYMMDRYVVGGFYRMHAERGVDENLNAPGASFVPLAFEHSTHMPQPGVRPGVSAPNRFYMYGVVGRLAMLAASYELEATNPDAEVYD